A stretch of DNA from Papio anubis isolate 15944 chromosome 4, Panubis1.0, whole genome shotgun sequence:
TATTACCTCCAGATCCACCCTGCCTTCAGAAGCTGACCCCACTGTATCGTGTTAACTGGCTCCTCTTTTCTCTAACTCCAGAGTGAGTTTGGCTTATGGGAGACAGGACAGCAGAGGGAGGTAGGGTCACCATCTGTGCTGCTTTGCAAAATCTATTCCCTTGGCTCCTTTCTAGCTGGGTTAAATTTCCTGGTGGCTGAAGTTAGTCACACAGTAGCCTGAAATCTCAGCCACTTAGATATTTCTTTCAGTAGATATCTTAGCTAATggcttataattattttattccataaaGTCCTAGAACAGGACACAATTTTGCCAAAGTTTTTGCTACTTACAACAAGGATAACATTTACTTCAATTTCTGACACCTTGTTTCTCATTTCCCTCTGAGCCTTCACCAGAATTATCCTCAATGCTCTGGTTCAGCAATCAAGTCTTTTGCTAGTCTGCTTCTCTGCATTCTTCCAACCTCTATCCATTGCCCATTTGTCATTAACCAAagctgcttctacattttcaggtactTGTTATAGCAACAGCGTCACTCTCAGCACCatgttttctttccatctctttcctACTGCTGTAGagaaataccacagactgggaaatTTCTAAAGgcaagagatttatttggcttatagatctggagactgggaagtccaagatcaaagggCCATAACTGATGAGGGCCTCCTGCTATTATCTAAGCcagaaggaaggggaagcaaacacccAAGACAGAGAAAACGGCTGAATTCATCCTTATTATCAGAAAACCATTCCCAAGACAACTAATTCACTCCCACAATAAGGGCACTGATCTCTTtctgagggcagatccctcatgatcTAGTCATAACTGTtccacctcccaataccattACATtgacaaatttcaacatgagctttcTTGGGGACATGGAAGCATAGCACACACATCTACACTGAGAGTCAGTATTTCTACTCTTAAGACTATacctcaaagaaacaaaatgcatTTGTCCACAAGAAAGAATTCCACAAGAATGTTCACAACAACTTTATTCCTAATAGTTGAAGACGGGAGTAACGTGGATCTCCATCAACAGGAGCGTGGATCAACAAGCTGTGgtgtatttatacaatggaatattagtcatACGAAAAAATGACCTACTGATACAACAATATGAATACACTTCAGAAATagtaattttggagaaaaataactcaataaaatgttatacaattccatttatatggagTTCAGGAACAGACCAAGCTAGTCAATtgtgataaaaataagaaaagctttgggcagacgtggtggctcatgcctgtaatcccagaactttgggaggccaaggtgggcaggtcacaaggtcaggagatcgagaccatcctggctaacatgttgagaccctgtctctactaagactacaaaaaaatcagctggacgtggtggcaggtgcctgtagtcccagctactctggaatttgagacaggagaatggcgtgaaccctggaggcggagcttgcagtgagctgagattaagccactgcacttcagccttcatgacagagcgagactctgtctcaaaataattaagaaagtTTTTATCTCTGGGATAGAAATTGTTTAGAAAGGAGCATGAGGACACTTTACTGCAtgacagaaattttttttataatcatTTCAGTTACCATTGCACTGgcatatgcatttgtcaaaatgtaCCAGGAAGTCcttgtattaatatttatgttttactcTCTGTTAATTATaccttaaataaaattattactaaaaagtaaacaGCTAAATGGCATAAAATATGGGAGTCATTTACAAATGTAGGCTTGTATTCTgtacaacccaatttaaaaatgaatcacacaaaaataagaaaaacaggaaCACACATCTGTGAAAGTTATGGAGAATGTGAGAAGCACTTGGAGACTGAAGTGGCAACAGTGAAATTTGGCATCAAAATAAGCTCAACTGATGTGTGGGCTGAAAAACAACTGAGGATCAATATCAAGTAAAGCTGTAGACAAGCAAAAGCTTTTCACAATATCTTTATATGTTGTTGAAACCATTCTGAGAACCATGAGCTGCTACAAATTTCATAACTTGGGAAACTGGGCATTCATCAGTCTCACAATTGagaatttcctttcattttggcTTTCAATAGAATGGCCAGTTGGTGGACTGATTTTTTTGCCAAGCAAGAAGTCTTCTCCCCTCTTTGTGAGAGGGGTCCGAGGAGACCTGGCACTCCCCCTTTGGCAGCCTCACAAAGGGGAGTTGGGCACAGCATAGACACATGGGATTCCCTGCACGTGGGGCTTGTACTCCCTGTAAAGCCCAGCTATGGAACACCCAGTCCTGCAGTTAACGGATCCCAACTAAAGAAACCTTGCCTCTAGGTGTCCGCTTTACCTGTAAGTGCCAAAGAGGGATACAggctggagaaaaataaaatgtttgctcaATATTATTCCGTAATATTTtacaggagaatcagttgaggaGTTCAGGGATTTTCATTCAAGCCAAAGTCATGATATTAGCTGAATTCTTCCTTAATCTACCCTGAGAGGACTCAGACACTGCTCTATGCCCACAAATACTTAGTAGAGACTCATTTATAGTCTCTTCGCGATAATTCTACTAGTCGATTATCTTCAGGACTAATTGGCACAGTTTGGTGCATCTACTAACATTTTCCTTCAGTAGTTTGTTTACTTAGGTGTTGTAGAAATTGTTCTCAATATTTTTTTGACCTCCAGAGAACACCTGCTTGGTGTCCAATGGAATCTGAGCCAAGGTGATGTTATCAGTACGACTAATAAACTTGTAGAATTCCAGATCACTCAAGCAGGTTAAAGCTGTTGCCTGGCGAGACCTCCAGGGAAGATGAGGTGCAGCAGAGATGCACTGAGCTCAGGGCACAGCCCACCCCTCACTTTTCCCTTTTGCTCTGAGGCAGTTGCTCCTCTGCACCTGCCTGGACACCAAGGCTGCCCAGCCAACATTCTTCAACTGTAGAGCTCATTAAAGATGAGAGGGACGTCCCACCGCTTGCATAACTGTAGGTAGCCTAGCAATAACTGAAAACTGCTGCAACATCTGCATAATATTGGATCCAAGCCCTAATTCATCTTAACACTTTCCCTCCTATGCTGCTCTCCCAGACTCCCCAGAGCCCTTTAGATCCCAGTGGACCACACTGCCATCTTGTGGCCAGTAAGTGAAATGTCATCACTGTTTCTTCTGCAATGGCCCAAGGAATGCTGGAAAGTGTCTGCAGAGTGAGCCGCCAGAATATTCTAGAAGTGCCATCCTGCAGGTTTTATGAGCAGTTTCCCTAAACCCTCATCCCAACACTAGTTCTAACCCTGATTATTGCATTGAGTTACCAATCTTAATATCCCACCCTCATTCTGAATAACTCTTTATCACATAGCTCCAGTTATAGCCTATCTTTTTCTCCCTTAAAACTACCATCTAAAGAAAGAGGAACAGAATGAGAGGAATGAAAGAAACATAATATTTGgtttaaaataggaagaaaacacaGACATTGCAGTATAAAGAGATTATTCAATCTGAATCACTAAACAAATGTCCTTCAAAAATGGCAGTGTTACCCCAAAAGTATAGATCAGCAAAAGATGAAGTCaaatgtgtaataataaaaagtaaaattgaaatatacaaaatgagtCCTCTTATAAGGCAGTAAGCCATAGTGGAGGGAGCAGTACCTAATGCAGTAAATAAGGATGGATATTATTAAGACCAGCAAAGGGCCTGCTACAGGAAATGATCACATTATACAATGCACATCCACTGATCTGAGcaccaaagagagaaaagatgatTCTGGAAGAGGCAGAGGGCAGCGATAGCTGAGAACACACTGGTGCAAAATAGTATGATAAGGAAGTAAATCAGCCAGGGGACTGTGGAGTAcatgacttttctttctcctgtctcctgTGACAGCTGAACTGAACCATTTTCCTCTCTCAGAATTTGCTCCTGCACCTTGAGTTAGATGCCCCTGGTATTTgctccacctcagcttctcatgGACGaactccctctccctccttgttGAGCACGGTCTGAAAGAGAAgtcatctctccctccccttcaaTCCCACAGTACTGGGGACTGGCACAGACTTCTCAGTTGGCATTGACTTCTCTCATCGCATGCTCACATGCCTCCTAACTGTGCCTTTTCATTTCCACTAGACTGAAAGTAGGATATGGGCAATGAAACTTAACACTTTTATCATAGGATGCACAAGTGACTGCTTTCAAAATTATTGCTGTTTCTTTCACTGCCTTGGATTATATCTGAACAGGAAAAAAGGcacaatgtctttcttttttttattttctgaagttttatcatttttacaaaacaaaacaaaatgaaacaaaaagcaggtATCAAAATCAGCAAAGAGTTTATAGAATTTCTGCACCAGTTTGCACATAAGTCAGTGATTACAAAACTGGTGTCCAATGTAAATACTAATCACAAGCTGACTTCCCTCTTGGTCAGGTGGTTTGTTTTGGAACTACTggatatttataacattttataagcaCCGGTCATTTTTTGAGAACTGATTTGGTTTGTCCAACAAAGTAAACAGTTGTTTGCTGTgtggcagtttcttttttaaaaaaaacactgagCTAAAACACAGAATGTGTATTTGTTCGGATCTGAACCAAGTCTTCTGAGATCCTAATTACCCTGAAGAACACTGAAGACATTTATAGGGCATATTAAATAGTATCTTAAATGCTAGTTGTATACCTCATCATGTCTAAGGCAGCTATTATATTTCTAAAGAAAGTAGCATTTCATTCAGAGGCTGCCCAGAGTTTGAATTACaccatagtttttctttctttctgcaaatTCACTTTTTCTGATTTGCAGTTTTTTCCCAAACAGAGCCATATTATTGGAACAAAAGTTTGATGTTCAGGCCCAACAAGCTCTGATATTTTATGGATACACTTGTATAGAGCAAGACTTCTTGCTCTGAACCCTGGGTGACCACAAATAAATTGAGAGGCCGTGATTATTGGATGCTGAGAGAAAGTAGCACACTTAAACCCACAGTACAGTTAATCAGGAGGCAAGCAAAAACAAAGCTAGAACTCGGTAGCGGTATGCACCCACCACTTATTCCAAAAACATATTTGGCTTAAATAAGGGAAATATGGTCCAGTTTTGCAATGTTAATAGCTGCCAGTCTctcatatttcttataaatatcaTTTCCCGACTAGCAGTGAGCTAGGAAACTGGCCTCAAATTCTGACCAAATCTNNNNNNNNNNNNNNNNNNNNNNNNNNNNNNNNNNNNNNNNNNNNNNNNNNNNNNNNNNNNNNNNNNNNNNNNNNNNNNNNNNNNNNNNNNNNNNNNNNNNGTTGAGCTTCATAACTGAAGTAAGTCAGAAGCTCTGGGCCCTGTCCCAGGGCCTGTTGGTACCAGTAAAGGTAATCATGACCTGAAATTGGATCACACCTGAGAGCTACATCCTGTCCCCTCTTTGTGACTTTGTACCTTGGAGACTGGGAGACTCTAGCACCTGTGTGATCTGTGAAAATAGAATTCGGCAACAGAATAAGGGACACATTTGTAGGCatcacacacgtacacacacacacacacccccctacacacagagaaaaaacgaaactactttgtgttctaAGGACTCACCTGTCCCTAGGAAACCCAGGACCACCCAGCAGAGGAGCCTGGTGCCCATGGCAGGTCACACCAGGACGGGGGCGTTACCCGATCAGTGTCACTGTGAGCAGGAGCAGAGGATGACGGACGTCCTTGTCCCCACAGGGCAGTTCCCACAGTGACATCACTTCCTCTCTCAATCCCCAGGACCTCAGGGTCACAGCATTTATATTAGAACACACTTGGGTgctgcttttaaatatttataacctCCCTTTTAACAACATCAATGCATTTCTCATTGCTTTGGGCTCCCATGCTGTCTGGAGCCAGAGGCATCACGCTgcatctctgagttcatctcgtCCTACAGCCGCTCCTCTGTCTGCTGGGCATGTCCTGTAGGATGTGCCAACAGCATCCCCAATACAAGGCACCAAGGCATGAGCTCATTGTCTTTCCTGCAAATCAGGGTCCCCTGTGCCATCCCGATTCTCTTCCCAGCCTCCTCCATTCCCCCAGTCACACGTGCCCAATGGGACGTCCCATCACATGGGTTCCCTCACGAACTGCCCTCATACCTTTCTTCTGGGATCTTTTCCCCCCTTTGTTAGCTGTAATTCAGAAAAGAGACCTTGGTAGCACACTCACAGCGGTCATTTTTCATATTCCccttctaaaagtttttttttaaatcaatctcACCTTAAAAGAAGGAGAATGACAATTGAGCTAATGATTGTTTTTAACCGCTATCTTGACTTACTGTTGTTCTCCATATATTCCTATGggaagtatttctctttttttctgactgcTTTCAAAATCTTCTCTTTGTCCCTCGTGTTCTACAGTTGCCCTATGACTTGACTGTCTTACTTGCGATTCATTTTGTTTCTGGAAACTCTGAATTTAGGTCCTTAAACACCTCTAAAAAATTCTCAGCTCACATCTCATAAATATCACCTCATAACATTCTAGCTATGTTATCTGTTTGAAACATCAATCAtatgcaagaaaaaaaggaaaattatgaaaaaatatgaatattctaGTATATGggaaaatccatttttttcccccctgttCTTTAACTTTTCATagttcacttttaattttctgtgcTGCATTCTAGATCACTCCTGCAGATCCACCATTGATATCACTAAAAATCTCTTTAGGAGGAGCTGATCCACTGTTGgactttccattttgtttgcAGTGATTGTATGAGGCATTTCTAGATATattatttgacaattttttatGAAAGTTGATGGTTTCAGgcattctctttttccttgtttcAGTCCCCCTCATGTTCATTTAAATGTGGTTCTCCAAACTTTCATATCTCATAATGACAAAATTTCCAGTCTTCGGGTTTGCACTTCAAACGTTTGTTGCTTATGCTCATTGTGTTCCTCGTTGCTATCTCCTAATATTCTTCACACTGGGGATCTATTTGTTCGATAGGAGTCTGTGACATTCCAGTGAGGCCCGGACTGAGTAGTGAACAACACTAAGAATCTGTCATTTTTACAGGCATCTCCAGTCTAACTCACAAATGTATAGGGCCCTAGAACTGTCTGCTGGACTCTAGGCTGCCAAATACACCCACGACATAGGTTGGTAGAGTCAGAAATGCTCTCTGGACAGTCCCAACAAAAGATTCAGAATAGAATTCaagttttctaattctttttaataaaactcTTTTCATAAATAAATCCCATTAAGTCCTGTAGTTATCATGACATTTTCTTCCAAGAGGAAattacatagatagatagatagatagatagatagatagatacatacatacatacatacatacatacatgcacccTCTGGGTGGAGGGAGATATCCGGCACAGGATTAAAAGAAAAGTTAGTAGCCAGCGTCTCTGGAACATCTACATACAAACTGTGTCCACATTCACCTGGGCAGCACAGGTGTCCACGGAGAAGAGTCCAGGGACTGCGGCAGGTTGAGGCAGTTGTGTGATCCAATGCCTTAATCTCCGTCCTGTGCTGGACTGTGTTAAGTCAACTTTGCAAAGGCAAGAGCCTGCCTTTCCCAGAATGCCATTTCTCTTACCATTCAGGGTTACAGATGGTCaaggtacatttgttaaaatttggAAGACAGATGAAAAGCAGTCACTATTATTATATTTGGCAGGTCATTGTGGTCAGACAGTGAGAGTCTGTGACCAGAGGATACAGAGGCATCCAACAGACCTAGGAAGTCCTGTTCCTTCTGCACCCTGTATCCAGTTCATCTTCCCACATGCTGGCCAACAGCAGCCAGGCTGCCCCAAGTGTCTGGCAAGCGCACCTGCAGGGGTGGCCCCCATAGAGAGGGAAcagcttccccagaagcagatctCCTTGGCCTTTTCCTGTGCTCCCGGCTCAAGGTGCCACTGCATGGCCTGGCATGCTCTGACCCTCTCATGTTCCTGCTGCTCAAGCCTGTCCTGCCCAGACCTCCAGAAGCCCTGGCTACTGACTGGCTCCCTCAACTTCTGACTTCTCTCTTCCAGACCTTCTTTTCCTCAGCTCCTCCCACATATGCATAAAGTCTAATTCTGATCATAAATCTGTTACACTCTCAAACTTGTAGTGGCCCTGTTTTATTGATGCAAACCTAATGGAGATTTTCTTACCAGAAGTGATTTCAAGGAACAACCTTTAAGGATGGAATTCTAGAGGTAGATCTCTGATTCTTCTCGATTTGTTGTGGGGAAAGACCCTGAAGGAGAGCACAGAGACCTGGAGGAGGTCAGGTGCTGCAGCCACAAGAGGAAGCCTTGACCCAGGTGTGGACATCAGGATAGTGATTCCCCATCAATTTCCAAGACCGACCTGAGTCCAGCAATCAAAGGGGTGGGATTTGTTGTACTTAATGCTAGATCTCTGCCAGGTTGCAGTAGATGTAGCATGTTTTTATTATTGGttcatccacccactcatcaCTCACTCAGCCtgtcatccactcatccattcttTGTGAAATGGTTCTCCCTACATGCCAGACACCAAGGTTGGTAAAAGCAGCAGGCACAGCCTCAGCTCCCATGGGCTTAAAAATTAGGTGGAGTTAAAAAATAACCAGATAAGTATCTGAAAAAGCCCAACTGTGCTAAAGGTTACTAACAGACACATGAATCTATGAGAGCTTATGAGAGGAAAGTTGATCTcagctgggaggggagggagtgcTTCCCATAAGAGGGGCTGATTGCGCTGCGATCTGGAGGACAGGTAGGAGCTGGCCACTGCAGAAAGGAAGCCTCCAGGCAAGTGCGGAGGAAATGGGCTTTGAAGTCTCTGTGATAGGAATGAAGGAGGCACAGGAGAGGCTCCCCTCATGGCTGCAGTAGAGAGcggcagggaggtggggggaggagaGACCCAGCAGGGCCGTGGAGGATGACTGCCCAGATGGGAAAGGTGGGCCACAAGAGAGACCACGTgaaggtgggggctgggggaaacCCTAGAGAGAGGAAGCAATACAGTCACCAGAGAGAGACGGGAGTCTAGATGGATCTGAAATACACATCCTGTTTTATCCAGGTGGCCTCGGACTCAGGATAATGAGTAGAAAAGTAGGAGCTGGGGaagccctcaccccaccccaaaaGGAGAGCTCTGAGAAAAGAACAGGCAGAGCAACAAAGGAGACATCTGAGGACCTGGGACCAGTCCAGGCCTGGCTGAGACTGCCTGCAGAGGCACCTGGCACAGAGCGAGGCTCATACTGCCTGAGCCACTTGGGGTCATTCGGGGTTCCAAGGACTCTGATGTAGAGAACTCTGCCCAGGGCATCCCTGAGTCTTGGGTgagggaggagggcagagccTGCCTGGCTTTATGTGCAGAGAGGAGGCAGCCTTGTAACGCTGTGGAGTAACTGCTGGCACAGAAGTACACAGATGTCTGGGAGGGAGCAGCCGACTCCAGTCTGAGTAGGAAATCCTCTGTGTTTGATCTGGTGACATTGTAGCCATCGGGGACTTCTCCTTTGTCAGTGCTACCTTTACCAACTGAGTAATGAATCAGCCTCAGCCCCATGCCTGGGTCTTGTCGATACCAGTACATGCGGTTATGGTTCATATCCTGGGCACACTGCAGTGTCATGCTCTGTCCTGTTTTCAGGATCTGGAATTTTGGGGTCTGAGTGACACCAGCATTCACTGGACCTGCAGAGAAGGAGAACAAAGCTGATGCTGCAGCCCTAGTGGAAAGGCACTGAACCTTGAAAGCCACACAAGGGGCCCTGCCCAGGACCCACCTGCCCACAGGAGACAAAAGGCTGCACAGCACAGGATGCTGATGCTCATGGTAGATGCTGCATGACGGAGGGATCTTCTGGGTCTGTGCATTGATGAAACGGGAACAGGACTCTCAAGGGAGTCATTCTGAGACCTCATTCTCCCTGTCTGGGCCCCAGGGAGGGAGAGGCCAGGAGAGGCCACGCCTCTTCCCCAGATGGTCAAATCCAAAATAAATGCACCAGTGAACAGCTGAGAATGAGAAGAACACATATGTCTGAATTGAAACAAGTCAAAAAGATTTTCATGACCTTTTGTAAACAGTTTGAAATTCAATGTTCGTTTTATTTCTTCAATGATATAATTAATATTCTAGTGTTAGTTATCTACATAGTGCTGTAGTTAGAGTCTTAGGGAAACTCCTCATGTCTTCCTGGTGTTTTTGACTCCTGTGTCCCAAATACTCCTTCAAGTATCCTTTTCTAATTTGCTTAATTGACCATAATCCTGTTTAAAATCCTTTGTCTATATCGGTTTTCTCTGTTATCAAGTTTCCAAATCCCAGGGGCAGGCTCATCAACATTGGAGGAGTCGTTTTGCTCTGTTTCTTGTCAATTCACTGACAGATGGGACTCCTGAGAAACCCAGCTGAGCACCTTCAGCTCCACCCAGGGCCCTTCATTTCCATGTCTGGGGTGAGACCACAGCAGGCAGAACCACCTCACACTGCTGACTACCTTCTATGTGTGGACGATGGTGGCCACCCAGCACTGCCCATGTCCTATGGACACAAAGGTGGCCTTATGCATGAGGGACTCAGGGAGAGAGGGCAGACTTTAGGGTAAGGAAGAGTGCTCTGTTTTAATTTGAGTTGTCATGTTTCGTAGGGGGTATCCCTTTGTGCGGGATCCTGCCATTAATTTcgtaataaataaaaaggagctCAAATAACGTATCTTGGTGCACAGAGTCCCACACTTATTAGGACACTACAGTCAGGATAACATTGTCGTGTTCTTCCAATTCTTACCAATTTTTGAACAAAGGGGATGCTAATAAGTTGTATGGCTGGTTCTGAGTACATAATTGTGTTTCATATTCTGCTCACCTCCCCA
This window harbors:
- the LOC101015440 gene encoding uncharacterized protein LOC101015440, with amino-acid sequence MCSSHSQLFTGAFILDLTIWGRGVASPGLSLPGAQTGRMRSQNDSLESPVPVSSMHRPRRSLRHAASTMSISILCCAAFCLLWAGPVNAGVTQTPKFQILKTGQSMTLQCAQDMNHNRMYWYRQDPGMGLRLIHYSVGKGSTDKGEVPDGYNVTRSNTEDFLLRLESAAPSQTSVYFCASSYSTALQGCLLSAHKARQALPSSLTQDSGMPWAEFSTSESLEPRMTPSGSGSMSLALCQVPLQAVSARPGLVPGPQMSPLLLCLFFSQSSPFGVG